In one Silene latifolia isolate original U9 population chromosome 10, ASM4854445v1, whole genome shotgun sequence genomic region, the following are encoded:
- the LOC141605869 gene encoding uncharacterized protein LOC141605869, whose translation MPEIMEGNCMDLRFPDLRSVRWRINLGVLPSSTNFTIDDLRRVTADSRRRYAALRRRLLIDPHITTFGNSSPDLRIDNPLSQNPDSTWGRFFQSAELEKMVDNDLSRLYPEHGSYFQTPGCQGLLRRILLLWCLRHPECGYRQGMHELLAPLTYVLHADIQHLIEVRKLHEDHFVDKFDEDLLNENLDFNLKLSSKFLEDGIGFQEKSRKHRSTTDLDASLQSIVLLSDPYGAEGELGIVLSEKFMEHDAYCMFDALMNGSGGDVAMAEFFTHSPANPTHTGLPPVIDASLALYHVLSIVDPSLYSHLIELGVEPQYFALRWLRVLFGREFSLEVLLTIWDEIFSFDNSKPTLSEHDPGVLSSPRGAFISAMAVSMMLNVRSSLLATELATSCLQRLLNFPKQVNLDKLIGKAKSLVPLALDANMIGHGNHVRQKGLKGHTHSLSFDSSSPHTPVNIVPESYWEEKWRRTQKEEETKKEKCAIQQASPQKRGWTEKIKSKLSRTESDPCPGKREVRDRVRKPFVRRSLLEDLSRHLNADEDTEETQHEKLFSFEDPSDLGFPDNGGSASEEPSPVFSGPTSPVENDSEKSSVASNVSNDITDGGTRNSSFQSTTEESPFPISDVPAVNACGELGSDDGSREVRELSVGAPKERKILTGKFPWLWKFGRHNSGEGTSDRKVEAENGKFDDGASIEGSKVETSISEVNGDGIILKTDGCDQTLICALRNLGQSMLENIQVIELAFQPERTQAGSLDQLSKHGLVDKGQVTAMTALKELRKISHLLREV comes from the exons ATGCCCGAAATAATGGAGGGCAATTGTATGGATTTGCGTTTCCCTGATCTTAGAAGTGTTAGATGGCGTATTAATCTTGGTGTTCTTCCTTCTTCTACTAATTTCACCATTGATGATTTACGTCGTGTTACTGCAGATTCCAGAAGAAG ATATGCTGCTTTACGTAGGCGCCTCCTCATTGATCCACACATCACCACATTTGGCAATAGTTCTCCGGATCTAAGAATAGATAATCCCTTGTCCCAAAATCCAG ATAGCACCTGGGGCCGATTTTTTCAAAGTGCAGAGCTGGAAAAAATGGTTGACAATGATTTATCTCGTTTATACCCCGAACATGGTAGCTACTTCCAGACACCAGGATGTCAAGGCTTGTTGCGTCGAATTTTGTTGTTGTGGTGTCTTCGACATCCAGAATGTGGTTACAGACAAG GAATGCATGAACTCTTGGCTCCTTTGACATATGTACTTCATGCGGATATTCAGCATCTTATTGAAGTTCGTAAACTTCATGAAGATCACTTTGTTGATAAATTTGACGAGGATTTACTGAATGAAAATCTTGATTTTAATCTCAAGTTATCTTCAAAATTTCTGGAAGACGGTATTGGTTTTCAAGAGAAGTCGAGAAAACACAGGAGTACTACTGATCTTGATGCCAGTTTACAGAGTATTGTTTTGCTTAGTGATCCTTATGGGGCAGAAGGTGAGCTCGGTATTGTTCTATCAGAAAAGTTTATGGAGCACGATGCATACTGTATGTTTGATGCTTTAATGAACGGGTCAGGTGGTGATGTGGCAATGGCAGAATTTTTCACTCACTCACCTGCAAATCCTACACATACGGGTTTACCACCGGTTATTGATGCTTCGTTGGCACTTTACCACGTGCTCTCCATTGTTGATCCTTCATTGTATAGCCATCTTATTGAACTAGGAGTTGAACCCCAATATTTTGCTCTACGTTGGTTACGAGTTCTTTTTGGCCGGGAGTTTTCTCTTGAAGTTTTGTTGACTATCTGGGATGAAATTTTTTCATTTGATAATAGTAAACCCACTTTATCAGAACATGACCCTGGGGTTTTAAGTTCTCCAAGGGGAGCATTCATCTCGGCCATGGCTGTTTCCATGATGTTGAACGTGAGATCTTCTCTACTTGCGACTGAACTTGCTACTTCATGTCTACAGAGATTACTCAATTTCCCTAAGCAGGTAAACTTGGACAAACTCATAGGCAAGGCAAAGTCGTTGGTCCCTTTGGCATTAGATGCTAACATGATTGGTCACGGTAATCATGTAAGGCAAAAGGGTCTGAAAGGTCATACGCATAGTCTTTCATTTGATTCAAGTTCTCCGCATACGCCAGTGAATATTGTACCTGAGAGTTATTGGGAAGAGAAATGGAGACGTACACAAAAGGAAGAAGAAACTAAGAAAGAAAAATGTGCTATCCAACAAGCATCACCACAGAAAAGGGGTTGGACtgagaaaatcaaatcaaaattaTCTCGGACAGAATCAGATCCTTGTCCAGGTAAAAGAGAAGTCCGAGATCGAGTGAGAAAGCCCTTTGTTAGAAGAAGCTTGCTTGAAGATTTGTCCCGACACCTTAACGCCGACGAAGATACCGAAGAAACTCAACACGAAAAGTTATTTTCCTTTGAAGACCCTTCCGATCTTGGATTTCCAGATAATGGTGGATCTGCTAGTGAAGAGCCTTCCCCTGTGTTCTCAGGGCCAACAAGCCCCGTTGAAAATGATTCTGAGAAAAGCAGTGTTGCATCAAACGTATCCAATGATATAACAGATGGTGGGACCCGCAACTCTTCATTTCAGTCTACCACAGAGGAATCGCCATTTCCGATTTCTGATGTCCCCGCTGTAAATGCTTGTGGGGAGTTGGGTTCTGATGATGGTTCAAGAGAAGTTAGAGAACTGTCAGTAGGTGCTCCAAAGGAAAGGAAGATCCTAACTGGTAAGTTCCCGTGGTTGTGGAAGTTTGGGAGACATAACTCTGGTGAGGGAACTTCTGATAGGAAGGTCGAGGCTGAGAATGGTAAATTCGATGATGGTGCAAGTATAGAAGGAAGTAAGGTAGAAACTTCCATCAGTGAGGTAAACGGTGATGGTATCATTTTAAAGACAGATGGTTGTGACCAGACTTTGATCTGTGCTTTGAGGAACCTGGGACAGTCTATGCTGGAGAATATTCAG GTGATCGAGTTAGCATTCCAGCCGGAACGAACTCAAGCAGGCTCTCTCGACCAACTCTCAAAACACGGTCTTGTTGACAAAGGTCAAGTTACAGCAATGACAGCCCTCAAGGAGCTCCGCAAAATCAGCCATCTCTTACGAGAAGTGTGA